Proteins encoded within one genomic window of Candidatus Eisenbacteria bacterium:
- a CDS encoding DUF1203 domain-containing protein, whose translation MNAIRVEAIPTRMAARIRQERADGHGNEDLQPIHVDEHPGYICRHCLEDPAVGESVYLVTYSPFDRAVPYRSVGPIFIHAADCLRYDRPHEFPRSLRHRLLSLRAYRSDDFLVKADVVPGNEAVELLERFFANPMVAYVDVHNARPGCFDCRVHRV comes from the coding sequence ATGAATGCAATCCGAGTGGAAGCGATCCCGACCCGGATGGCCGCACGGATTCGCCAGGAGCGAGCGGACGGCCACGGGAACGAAGACCTGCAGCCGATCCACGTCGACGAGCATCCGGGATACATCTGCCGACATTGCCTCGAGGATCCCGCCGTGGGTGAATCGGTCTACCTCGTCACGTACTCTCCGTTCGATCGGGCGGTTCCGTACCGGAGCGTTGGGCCGATCTTCATCCACGCCGCGGACTGCCTGAGGTACGACCGCCCGCACGAGTTTCCGAGGTCGCTCCGGCACCGCCTGCTGTCGTTGCGTGCGTATCGGTCCGACGACTTCCTGGTGAAGGCGGACGTGGTGCCGGGCAACGAGGCCGTCGAGCTGCTGGAGCGGTTCTTTGCCAACCCCATGGTCGCCTATGTCGACGTTCACAATGCGCGCCCGGGGTGCTTCGACTGCAGGGTTCACAGGGTGTGA